The following coding sequences are from one Diprion similis isolate iyDipSimi1 chromosome 9, iyDipSimi1.1, whole genome shotgun sequence window:
- the LOC124410293 gene encoding cuticle protein 76-like, which produces MFKFVALAAIVAVAYGDYLRNSEHSVEVSPSLTSHPSNILRGPGNLAQVSTYSKTIETPYSTQSKSDVRISNPTVVYSHSTPYSPAPSVSHVTYNAGPVAYATAPSLGQSGAYGPSYSADHAVGSSHESTVKSLDGSHAVTHYSKAVDTAFSSVRKSDARLTNDAKILSTAYAAPGSTGHLSPVVAYSAAPDVARTTFTGLGTEYNW; this is translated from the exons ATGTTCAAG ttCGTGGCCCTCGCCGCCATTGTGGCAGTAGCGTACGGTGATTACCTGCGAAACTCTGAGCACTCGGTGGAAGTGTCACCATCGCTGACCTCGCATCCATCGAACATCCTTCGGGGTCCAGGAAACCTAGCCCAGGTCTCGACCTACTCGAAGACGATTGAGACGCCGTATTCGACCCAGAGCAAATCGGACGTGCGCATAAGCAACCCGACCGTCGTCTACTCCCACTCCACTCCGTACTCACCGGCGCCGAGCGTCTCCCACGTGACCTACAACGCAGGGCCCGTTGCCTACGCAACGGCCCCGAGTTTGGGCCAGAGCGGCGCCTATGGGCCCTCGTACTCGGCCGACCACGCCGTTGGATCCTCGCACGAAAGCACCGTCAAGTCTCTCGACGGAAGCCACGCCGTCACTCACTACAGCAAAGCCGTCGACACCGCTTTCTCAAGTGTCCGGAAGTCCGACGCCCGGCTTACCAACGACGCCAAGATCCTCTCCACCGCCTACGCCGCCCCCGGAAGTACCGGCCACCTCAGTCCCGTTGTCGCCTATTCCGCCGCCCCCGACGTCGCTCGAACCACCTTCACTGGGCTCGGAACCGAGTACAATTGGTAG